The Sphingomonas sp. LY54 genome includes a region encoding these proteins:
- a CDS encoding peptidylprolyl isomerase, protein MLNLFRRGPTSKIMLGVLALGLFAIVITGFGTGGSGVGGLGGGGDALATVDGEAVTAADVTDQVNRQLQNARQQQPDLDIGTFFASGAFEGILDQMIQSKALEQFGRDQGLTASKRMVDGEIASITAFHNLAGQFDDATFRMALQQQRLTEKQVRDDIESTLIRQQLLLPAGGSPKVPQAMALQYASLLLEQRTGSVGVVPAAAMGTGAEPNAGEVAAFYKTNEARYTIPERRVLRYAMFGSEQVAAAAQPTEAEIQAAYAAQSDKYGAKESRTLSQVVLPDQAAARAFAAKVAGGASFAQAAQQAGFSPADTAIGAQTRQQFAGLTSAPVAQAAFSAAQGATTQPVQSPLGWHIVRVDAIDNVPATPLAAVRAELQQQVARQKSEQALADLAARIEDKLAEGSSFEEIAREEKLTIQQTPPVTAGGRSMTPEAPLGPEIGPLIKAGFEMAADEDPVVETVIPGQRFAIVAVGQVLPAAPPPLAQIQDKVKADLIAQRAADRAKAVATAIVAKINGGMPVAQAFAEAKLPLPPVQPVSARRMDIARPGQPVPPPLAMLFSMPKGKARVLRAPNGEGWFVVHLAEAVPGNAGGAPGLIQATRGQFEQIMGEEYATQFSRAVAAELKVKRNGDAIRAAKQALQRGGATAP, encoded by the coding sequence ATGCTGAACCTTTTCCGCCGTGGCCCGACCTCGAAGATCATGCTCGGCGTGCTCGCCCTCGGCCTGTTCGCGATCGTCATCACCGGCTTCGGCACCGGCGGCTCGGGCGTCGGCGGCCTCGGCGGCGGCGGCGATGCGCTGGCGACGGTCGACGGCGAAGCGGTGACTGCGGCCGACGTCACCGACCAGGTCAACCGCCAGCTCCAGAATGCGCGCCAGCAGCAGCCCGATCTCGATATCGGCACCTTCTTCGCCAGCGGCGCCTTCGAGGGCATCCTCGACCAGATGATCCAGTCCAAGGCGCTCGAGCAATTCGGCCGCGACCAGGGCCTCACCGCCTCCAAGCGGATGGTGGACGGCGAGATCGCCAGCATCACCGCGTTCCACAATCTCGCCGGCCAGTTCGACGACGCCACCTTCCGCATGGCGCTGCAGCAGCAGCGACTGACCGAGAAGCAGGTCCGCGACGACATCGAATCGACGCTGATTCGCCAGCAATTGCTGCTGCCCGCCGGCGGATCGCCCAAGGTCCCGCAGGCGATGGCGCTGCAATATGCCTCGCTGCTGCTCGAGCAGCGCACCGGCAGCGTCGGCGTCGTTCCGGCGGCGGCGATGGGCACGGGCGCCGAGCCCAATGCCGGCGAAGTCGCCGCTTTCTACAAGACCAACGAGGCGCGCTACACGATCCCCGAGCGGCGCGTGCTGCGCTACGCGATGTTCGGCAGCGAGCAGGTTGCTGCAGCAGCCCAGCCGACCGAGGCCGAGATTCAGGCTGCCTACGCCGCGCAGAGCGACAAATATGGCGCCAAGGAGAGCCGCACCCTCTCGCAGGTCGTGCTGCCCGACCAGGCCGCCGCGCGCGCCTTTGCCGCCAAGGTCGCGGGCGGCGCCAGCTTCGCCCAGGCCGCCCAGCAGGCCGGCTTCAGCCCCGCCGACACCGCGATCGGCGCGCAGACCCGCCAGCAATTCGCCGGCCTCACCTCGGCCCCGGTTGCGCAGGCCGCTTTCTCGGCCGCCCAGGGCGCGACCACCCAGCCCGTCCAGTCGCCGCTCGGCTGGCACATCGTCCGCGTCGACGCGATCGACAATGTCCCGGCGACGCCGCTCGCCGCTGTCCGCGCCGAGCTCCAGCAGCAGGTCGCCAGGCAGAAGAGCGAGCAGGCGCTGGCCGACCTGGCCGCCCGCATCGAGGATAAGCTCGCCGAGGGTTCGAGCTTCGAGGAAATCGCCAGGGAAGAGAAGCTCACCATCCAGCAGACGCCGCCGGTCACCGCGGGCGGCCGCTCGATGACGCCGGAAGCCCCGCTCGGCCCCGAAATCGGTCCGCTGATCAAGGCCGGCTTCGAAATGGCTGCGGACGAGGATCCGGTCGTCGAGACCGTCATCCCCGGGCAGCGCTTCGCGATCGTCGCCGTCGGCCAGGTCCTGCCGGCCGCGCCGCCGCCGCTCGCTCAGATCCAGGACAAGGTGAAGGCCGACCTGATCGCTCAGCGCGCCGCCGACCGCGCCAAGGCCGTCGCCACCGCGATCGTGGCCAAGATCAACGGCGGCATGCCCGTCGCCCAGGCCTTTGCCGAAGCGAAGCTGCCGCTGCCGCCGGTCCAGCCGGTGTCGGCGCGGCGCATGGACATCGCCCGCCCGGGCCAGCCGGTCCCGCCGCCGCTGGCGATGCTGTTCTCGATGCCCAAGGGCAAGGCGCGCGTGCTGCGCGCGCCCAATGGCGAGGGCTGGTTCGTGGTGCATCTCGCCGAAGCGGTGCCCGGCAATGCCGGCGGCGCGCCCGGCCTGATCCAGGCGACGCGCGGCCAGTTCGAGCAGATCATGGGCGAGGAATATGCCACCCAGTTCAGCCGCGCGGTCGCTGCCGAGCTCAAGGTGAAGCGCAATGGCGACGCGATCCGCGCCGCCAAGCAGGCGCTGCAGCGGGGCGGTGCGACCGCTCCGTAA
- the tpiA gene encoding triose-phosphate isomerase: protein MNGALAQLGEVEAIAAAAAQHPQADVALCPPFTLIAPAAARAGAMPVGGQDVHAQDQGAHTGNVSAPMLKEAGAALVIVGHSERRADQHETSNEIRAKAETALRHGLQAIVCVGESDAERKAGRAVAVVTGQLQASLPDQAQGAELVVAYEPIWAIGTGNVATPADVREMHGAIRLHLVERFGARGEAMRILYGGSVKADNAAELFAVPDVDGALVGGASLTAAQFVPIVEAAAG, encoded by the coding sequence ATGAACGGCGCGCTGGCCCAGCTCGGCGAGGTCGAGGCGATCGCCGCCGCCGCCGCGCAGCATCCGCAGGCGGACGTCGCTCTGTGCCCGCCCTTCACCTTGATCGCTCCCGCCGCCGCCCGCGCCGGGGCGATGCCGGTCGGCGGCCAGGACGTCCACGCCCAGGACCAGGGCGCCCATACCGGCAACGTCTCGGCGCCGATGCTGAAGGAGGCCGGCGCCGCCCTCGTCATCGTCGGCCACAGCGAGCGCCGCGCCGACCAGCACGAGACCAGCAACGAGATCCGCGCCAAGGCCGAGACAGCGCTGCGGCATGGCCTCCAGGCGATCGTCTGCGTCGGCGAGAGCGATGCCGAGCGCAAGGCGGGTAGGGCGGTCGCGGTCGTCACCGGCCAGCTCCAGGCCTCGCTCCCGGACCAGGCCCAGGGCGCCGAGCTGGTCGTCGCTTATGAGCCGATCTGGGCGATCGGCACCGGCAACGTCGCCACGCCGGCCGACGTGCGCGAGATGCACGGCGCGATCCGCCTCCATCTGGTCGAGCGCTTCGGCGCCCGCGGCGAGGCGATGCGCATCCTCTATGGCGGCTCGGTCAAGGCCGACAATGCCGCCGAATTGTTCGCCGTGCCCGATGTCGACGGCGCCCTCGTCGGCGGCGCCAGCCTCACCGCCGCGCAATTCGTGCCGATCGTCGAAGCCGCGGCCGGTTGA
- a CDS encoding CTP synthase, giving the protein MARFIFITGGVVSSLGKGLMAASLAALLQARGYKVRIRKFDPYLNVDPGTMSPYQHGEVYVTDDGAETDLDLGHYERYTGVAARQADNITTGRIYRDIIAKERRGDYLGATVQVIPHVTNEIKDFALADTGDLDFLICEIGGTVGDIESLPFIEAIRQLRNDLGTNEQGQKRTVSIHTTLVPYIAAAGELKTKPTQHSVRDLTSLGIQPDVLLCRVDRPLPDGERAKIAQFCNVRKEAVIPALDAKSIYAVPLQYHREGLDAEVLRAFGIMDAPAPDLARWDDIMDRQDNPEGEVTIGVVGKYVGLPDAYKSLTEALVHGGLANRVKVNIKWLDAELFEHPESDLASQLEPMHAILVPGGFGERGSEGKIASVRFARERKVPFFGICLGMQMACIEGARNTAGLARASTTEFGETEEPVVGLITEWMGKEGLEKRAQGGDLGGTMRLGAYEAKLSPNSHVASIYGTGAISERHRHRYEVNAHYMPALEEGGLIFSGMSPDGALPEIVERPDHPWFVGVQFHPELKSKPFEPHPLFASFIEAAVKQSRLV; this is encoded by the coding sequence ATGGCGCGGTTCATTTTTATCACCGGCGGCGTGGTCTCCTCGCTCGGCAAAGGTCTCATGGCAGCCTCTCTGGCCGCCCTCCTGCAGGCGCGGGGCTACAAGGTCCGCATCCGCAAGTTCGATCCCTATCTCAACGTCGATCCCGGCACGATGTCGCCCTATCAGCATGGCGAGGTCTACGTCACCGACGACGGCGCCGAGACCGACCTCGATCTCGGCCATTACGAGCGCTACACCGGCGTCGCCGCGCGCCAGGCCGACAACATCACCACCGGCCGCATCTATCGCGACATCATCGCCAAGGAACGCCGCGGCGACTATCTCGGCGCGACCGTCCAGGTCATCCCGCACGTCACCAACGAGATCAAGGATTTCGCGCTGGCCGACACCGGCGACCTCGATTTCCTTATCTGCGAGATCGGCGGCACCGTCGGCGACATCGAGAGCCTGCCGTTCATCGAGGCGATCCGCCAGCTGCGCAACGATCTCGGCACGAACGAGCAGGGCCAAAAGCGCACTGTCTCAATCCACACCACCCTGGTCCCCTATATCGCCGCGGCCGGCGAGCTGAAGACCAAGCCGACCCAGCATTCGGTCCGCGACCTCACCAGCCTCGGCATCCAGCCCGATGTCCTGCTCTGCCGCGTCGACCGGCCCTTGCCGGACGGCGAGCGCGCCAAGATCGCGCAATTCTGCAACGTGCGGAAGGAAGCGGTTATCCCGGCGCTGGACGCCAAGAGCATCTACGCCGTGCCGCTCCAATATCATCGCGAGGGCCTCGACGCCGAAGTGCTGCGCGCCTTCGGCATCATGGACGCGCCGGCGCCCGATCTCGCCCGTTGGGACGACATCATGGACCGCCAGGACAATCCCGAGGGCGAGGTCACGATCGGCGTGGTCGGCAAATATGTCGGCCTACCCGACGCCTACAAGTCGCTGACCGAGGCGCTCGTCCATGGCGGCCTCGCCAACCGGGTGAAGGTCAACATCAAGTGGCTCGACGCCGAGCTGTTCGAGCATCCCGAATCCGATCTCGCGAGCCAATTGGAGCCGATGCACGCCATCTTGGTTCCCGGCGGCTTCGGCGAGCGCGGCAGCGAGGGCAAGATCGCCTCGGTCCGGTTCGCGCGCGAGCGCAAGGTGCCCTTCTTCGGCATCTGCCTCGGCATGCAGATGGCCTGCATCGAGGGCGCCCGCAACACGGCCGGCCTCGCCAGGGCGAGCACCACCGAATTCGGCGAGACCGAGGAGCCCGTCGTCGGCCTCATCACCGAATGGATGGGCAAGGAAGGCCTCGAGAAGCGCGCTCAGGGCGGCGATCTTGGCGGCACGATGCGGCTCGGCGCCTATGAGGCGAAACTCTCGCCCAACAGCCACGTCGCCTCGATCTACGGCACCGGCGCGATCAGCGAGCGCCACCGCCACCGTTACGAGGTCAACGCCCATTATATGCCGGCGCTCGAGGAAGGCGGCCTGATCTTCTCGGGCATGAGCCCCGACGGCGCGCTCCCCGAGATCGTCGAGCGCCCCGACCACCCCTGGTTCGTCGGCGTCCAGTTCCACCCGGAACTGAAGAGCAAGCCGTTCGAGCCGCATCCTCTGTTCGCCAGTTTCATCGAAGCGGCGGTCAAGCAGAGTCGGCTCGTCTAG
- a CDS encoding helix-turn-helix domain-containing protein, whose amino-acid sequence MSMRANDALWALTEKEKETLRLIVRGHDAKSIARSFGLSVHTINERLRDARRKMAVSSSREAARLLLQAEGGDPGSPTPYSLGDAQIGDDAAAPRRDQEGAPVSGVGPRNRRSWIVIGVLLMTLALGLLALAALPQAAPGPAPTPTVAPAPARSEVVDSARQWLTLLDQGRWDESYRATGASFQKANTVQVWTDVSLQARAPLGAMISRTFVSHENLPAPPHGYDVVKFRTRYANKPEAIETVTLDREDGAWRVVGVMIE is encoded by the coding sequence ATGAGCATGCGGGCGAACGACGCTCTCTGGGCGCTGACCGAGAAGGAGAAGGAGACGCTTCGCCTGATCGTGCGCGGCCACGACGCGAAGTCGATCGCGCGCAGCTTCGGGCTCTCGGTGCACACGATCAACGAACGGCTGCGCGACGCCCGGCGCAAGATGGCGGTTTCGAGCAGTCGCGAGGCGGCACGCCTGCTGCTGCAGGCCGAAGGCGGCGATCCCGGCTCGCCGACCCCCTATTCGCTTGGGGACGCACAAATCGGGGATGACGCAGCAGCGCCGCGGAGGGATCAGGAAGGCGCGCCGGTCAGCGGCGTGGGGCCGCGCAACCGCCGCTCCTGGATCGTCATCGGAGTGCTGCTCATGACCCTTGCCCTTGGCCTTCTCGCGCTCGCCGCCTTGCCCCAGGCCGCTCCCGGCCCGGCGCCGACCCCGACGGTTGCCCCCGCTCCCGCCCGTTCGGAGGTGGTGGATTCGGCGCGGCAATGGCTGACCCTCCTCGATCAGGGTCGCTGGGACGAAAGCTATCGCGCGACCGGCGCGTCGTTCCAGAAGGCCAACACCGTCCAGGTCTGGACCGACGTGTCGCTGCAGGCGCGCGCGCCGCTGGGCGCGATGATCTCCCGGACCTTCGTCAGCCACGAGAATCTTCCCGCCCCGCCCCACGGCTACGATGTGGTGAAATTCCGTACGCGCTACGCCAACAAGCCCGAGGCGATCGAGACGGTCACCCTCGATCGCGAGGACGGCGCCTGGCGGGTGGTCGGCGTGATGATCGAGTGA
- a CDS encoding LytTR family DNA-binding domain-containing protein: MLAAIPVGLLLGFLGPFGSYPAYPTGTRYAFWLGLTAAGAVAVVAADAMLPATRLRTGASRIGALALVSALPMTFVVAWTMSLLQPGRVFAPQQLPALFAAVAAVQLLVVYATTTASPKVGDGEAPGLASTFPESGNEAVPAFPSALLNRLPPEVGSDILALETEDHYLRVHALGGSALILMRMADAVALLDPRLGAQVHRRWWVAEAAVEGMRTEGQKLSLCLIDKSLVPVGRTFSAAVKARLAHARTIGASASDRGDAPSVGSA, encoded by the coding sequence TTGCTGGCCGCGATACCGGTCGGCCTGCTCCTCGGCTTCCTCGGTCCTTTCGGCTCCTACCCGGCCTATCCGACCGGGACCCGCTACGCCTTCTGGCTGGGGCTCACAGCGGCCGGCGCAGTAGCCGTGGTCGCAGCGGATGCCATGCTGCCCGCCACGCGGCTTCGCACGGGCGCGAGCCGGATCGGAGCCCTCGCTTTGGTCTCCGCCTTGCCAATGACCTTCGTCGTGGCCTGGACCATGTCGCTCCTCCAGCCGGGCCGGGTCTTCGCGCCCCAGCAATTGCCGGCCCTGTTCGCGGCGGTCGCGGCCGTTCAGCTGCTAGTCGTCTATGCGACGACCACCGCCTCGCCCAAGGTCGGGGACGGGGAGGCGCCGGGCTTGGCTTCGACTTTCCCGGAATCGGGAAATGAGGCGGTCCCGGCCTTTCCGTCCGCTTTGCTCAACCGGCTGCCGCCGGAAGTCGGCAGCGATATCCTCGCTCTCGAGACGGAGGATCACTATCTTCGCGTACATGCGCTCGGAGGCAGCGCCCTGATCCTGATGCGGATGGCCGATGCGGTCGCCTTGCTCGACCCGCGGCTGGGAGCGCAGGTCCATCGCCGCTGGTGGGTCGCCGAGGCGGCGGTTGAAGGCATGCGGACGGAGGGGCAGAAGCTCTCCCTCTGCCTGATCGACAAAAGCCTGGTGCCGGTCGGCAGGACCTTCTCCGCAGCCGTCAAAGCAAGGCTTGCCCATGCTCGCACCATCGGCGCGTCCGCTTCCGACCGCGGTGATGCACCCTCCGTCGGCAGCGCCTAG
- a CDS encoding pseudouridine synthase, giving the protein MARLILFNKPFDVLSQFTDRGTETPRATLSDYIDLPGVYPAGRLDRDSEGLLLLTDDGRLQARIADPKFKLAKTYLVQVEGDPDESGLEPLRRGVRLKDGVTRPAEAERIADPALWPRDPPVRFRKSVPDGWLRLTIREGRNRQVRRMTAAAGYPTLRLVRWRIGDWTVQGLEPGAWREVTA; this is encoded by the coding sequence GTGGCGCGCCTGATCCTGTTCAACAAGCCGTTCGACGTGCTCTCGCAATTCACCGACCGGGGCACGGAGACGCCGCGCGCCACCTTGTCGGACTATATCGACCTGCCCGGCGTCTATCCCGCCGGCCGGCTCGACCGCGACAGCGAGGGGCTGCTCCTGCTCACCGACGACGGAAGGCTACAGGCGCGGATCGCCGATCCGAAGTTCAAGCTCGCCAAGACCTATCTCGTCCAGGTCGAGGGCGATCCCGACGAGTCCGGCCTCGAGCCGCTGCGGCGCGGGGTGCGGCTGAAGGACGGCGTCACCCGCCCGGCCGAGGCCGAGCGCATCGCCGATCCGGCGCTCTGGCCGCGCGATCCGCCGGTGCGCTTCCGCAAGAGCGTGCCCGATGGCTGGCTCAGGCTGACGATCCGCGAAGGCCGCAACCGGCAGGTGCGGCGGATGACGGCGGCGGCCGGCTATCCGACCTTGCGGCTGGTGCGGTGGCGCATCGGCGACTGGACGGTCCAAGGCCTGGAGCCGGGCGCGTGGAGGGAAGTGACGGCCTGA
- a CDS encoding cupin domain-containing protein: MHIDFDAATFLREYWQKKPLLIRNPWGDWRNPIEPDELAGLACEEEVESRLITQGRGGLTLEHGPFPEDRFGELGRKNWTLLVQAVDHYVPEVAALLAPFRFVPNWRIDDVMVSYAADQGGVGAHFDQYDVFLIQGLGKRRWRIGAHCDEATPLLPHGDLRLLAEFEATDEWVLEPGDILYVPPGIAHDGVAVGDCMTYSIGFRAPSRGELIDHWSEQLVAEMPEDDRYADPGLQAQDNPGEISADAIARLHAMVTETLGDRDAFARWFGRYSSEPKYPDRDWQPEAPADIEDLRERLAGGEPLARNPASRFSFIRQSDDALLLFVDGSCFECAGDTAALAAQISAEDSIPVGPDLIGTDEAMALIAALVDQGSLGFDAED; the protein is encoded by the coding sequence ATGCACATTGATTTCGACGCCGCCACTTTCCTGCGCGAATATTGGCAGAAGAAGCCGCTGCTGATCCGCAATCCGTGGGGGGATTGGCGCAACCCGATCGAGCCCGACGAACTCGCCGGACTCGCCTGCGAGGAGGAGGTCGAATCGCGCCTGATCACGCAGGGCCGCGGCGGGCTGACGCTCGAGCACGGCCCCTTCCCCGAAGACCGCTTCGGCGAGCTCGGCCGCAAGAACTGGACCCTCCTCGTCCAGGCGGTCGACCATTATGTGCCCGAGGTCGCCGCCTTGCTCGCGCCGTTCCGCTTCGTCCCCAACTGGCGGATCGACGACGTGATGGTGAGCTACGCCGCCGACCAGGGCGGGGTCGGCGCGCATTTCGACCAATATGACGTCTTCCTCATCCAGGGCCTGGGCAAAAGGCGCTGGCGGATTGGCGCGCATTGCGACGAAGCGACGCCCCTGCTGCCGCACGGCGATCTGCGCCTGCTCGCCGAGTTCGAGGCCACCGACGAATGGGTGCTCGAGCCCGGCGACATCCTCTACGTCCCACCCGGCATCGCCCATGACGGCGTCGCGGTCGGCGACTGCATGACCTATTCGATCGGCTTCCGCGCCCCCTCGCGCGGCGAGCTGATCGACCATTGGAGCGAGCAGCTTGTCGCCGAGATGCCGGAAGACGACCGCTACGCCGACCCCGGCCTGCAGGCCCAGGACAATCCGGGCGAGATTTCCGCCGATGCGATCGCCAGGCTACACGCCATGGTCACCGAAACGCTGGGCGACCGCGACGCCTTCGCCCGCTGGTTCGGCCGCTACAGCAGCGAGCCCAAATATCCCGACCGGGACTGGCAGCCGGAAGCGCCGGCTGACATCGAGGATTTGCGCGAGCGCCTCGCCGGGGGCGAGCCGCTCGCCCGCAACCCTGCCAGCCGCTTCTCGTTCATCCGCCAGTCCGACGATGCGCTCCTCCTGTTCGTCGACGGAAGCTGCTTCGAATGCGCCGGCGACACCGCCGCGCTGGCCGCGCAGATCAGCGCCGAGGACAGCATTCCGGTCGGCCCCGATCTCATCGGAACGGACGAAGCGATGGCCCTGATCGCGGCCCTGGTCGACCAGGGCAGCCTCGGCTTCGACGCCGAGGACTGA
- a CDS encoding spermidine synthase, translated as MTPRELIDVAQVPGGEELRLFRRGRDFMIVLGRNELMSSRMSGSEEALAVMTCERLGGRKAPHLLIGGYGMGFTLRAALAALGRDAKVTVAELVPEIVRWARGPMAELAAGCLDDKRVTLVEDDVAALIEQGEGAYDAILLDVDNGPDGLSREGNDRLYSAGGLSAAKAALRPGGILAIWSAAPDAAFARRLAKAGFLVEEVGVRARSNGKGPRHVIWFATRR; from the coding sequence ATGACCCCCCGCGAGCTGATCGATGTGGCGCAGGTGCCCGGCGGCGAGGAGTTGCGGCTGTTCCGGCGCGGCCGCGATTTCATGATCGTGCTCGGCCGCAACGAATTGATGAGCAGCCGCATGTCGGGCTCCGAAGAGGCGCTGGCAGTGATGACCTGCGAGCGGCTCGGCGGGCGCAAGGCGCCGCATCTGCTGATCGGCGGCTACGGCATGGGCTTCACGTTGCGCGCGGCGCTGGCGGCCTTGGGGCGCGATGCCAAGGTGACGGTCGCCGAGCTGGTGCCCGAGATCGTGCGTTGGGCGCGCGGTCCTATGGCGGAGCTGGCGGCGGGATGCTTGGACGACAAGCGCGTCACCTTGGTCGAGGACGACGTCGCCGCTCTGATCGAGCAAGGGGAGGGCGCCTATGACGCGATCCTGCTCGACGTCGACAACGGTCCCGACGGCCTGTCGCGCGAGGGCAATGATCGGCTCTACTCGGCGGGGGGACTGTCGGCGGCGAAGGCGGCGCTGCGGCCGGGCGGGATTCTCGCCATCTGGTCGGCGGCGCCCGACGCGGCCTTTGCGCGGCGGCTGGCCAAGGCCGGCTTCTTGGTCGAGGAGGTCGGGGTGCGCGCGCGCAGCAACGGCAAGGGGCCGCGGCACGTCATCTGGTTCGCGACCCGGCGCTGA
- the infA gene encoding translation initiation factor IF-1: protein MAKEELLTIEGEIDEIYPDGRFGVMLDNEHRIIAYTAGKMRRFRIRSVVGDRVHVEMTPYDLSKGRIVYRERGAGPAPGQRRAFRR, encoded by the coding sequence TTGGCGAAGGAAGAATTGCTCACCATCGAGGGCGAGATCGACGAGATTTACCCCGACGGACGCTTCGGCGTGATGCTCGACAACGAGCATCGCATCATCGCCTACACGGCCGGCAAGATGCGGCGTTTCCGCATCCGCTCCGTGGTCGGCGACCGCGTCCATGTCGAGATGACGCCCTACGATTTGTCGAAGGGCCGCATCGTCTATCGCGAACGCGGCGCCGGCCCGGCTCCGGGCCAACGGCGCGCCTTCCGGCGCTAG
- a CDS encoding cold-shock protein, which yields MAIGTVKFFNYDRGYGFISDDAGGPDAFVHVTAVEAAGLPGLNKDQRVSYELDADANGRKTAVSLQAA from the coding sequence ATGGCCATCGGCACCGTCAAATTCTTCAATTACGACCGGGGCTACGGCTTCATCTCCGATGATGCCGGCGGCCCCGACGCCTTCGTCCATGTCACCGCCGTCGAAGCCGCAGGGCTTCCCGGCCTGAACAAGGACCAAAGGGTCAGTTACGAGCTGGACGCCGATGCGAATGGTCGCAAGACCGCCGTCAGCCTCCAGGCGGCCTGA
- the proS gene encoding proline--tRNA ligase → MRLSRYFLPVTKETPSDAQIVSHKLMLRAGLIRQTAAGIYAWLPLGLRVLDKIADIVREEQDRAGAIELLMPTIQSADLWRQSGRYDAYGPEMLRIKDRHDREMLFGPTNEEMITLLFKDSAKSYRDLPRTLYHIQWKFRDETRPRFGVMRGREFLMKDAYSFDLDEAGARASYDAMFVAYLRTFARLGLQAVPVRAPTGPIGGELSHEFHILADTGESALFYDAAIEHVSREELLAADTSTIAKLTSLYAMEEEEHAKVADCPVPADRLRTRRGIEVGHIFSFGTKYSASMGLSVQTKDGGQVHPQMGSYGIGVSRLIGAIIEASHDDNGIIWPESVAPFRVGLVNMRADDDACTEAADRIYGQLREAGVETLYDDRDERGGAKFATMDVIGLPWQLIVGPKGLEKGVVELKSRATGEREELSLESALARLSAA, encoded by the coding sequence ATGCGCCTTTCCCGCTATTTCCTGCCCGTCACGAAGGAAACGCCGTCCGACGCCCAGATCGTCAGCCACAAGCTGATGCTGCGCGCCGGCCTGATCCGCCAGACCGCGGCCGGAATCTACGCCTGGCTGCCGCTCGGGCTGCGCGTGCTCGACAAGATCGCCGACATCGTCCGCGAGGAGCAGGACCGGGCCGGTGCTATCGAATTGCTGATGCCGACCATCCAGTCGGCCGATCTGTGGCGCCAGTCCGGCCGCTACGACGCCTACGGCCCGGAGATGCTGCGCATCAAGGATCGCCACGACCGCGAGATGCTGTTCGGTCCGACCAATGAAGAGATGATCACTCTGCTCTTCAAGGACAGCGCCAAGAGCTATCGCGACCTGCCGCGCACGCTCTACCACATCCAGTGGAAGTTCCGCGACGAGACCCGCCCCCGCTTCGGCGTGATGCGCGGCCGCGAGTTCCTGATGAAGGACGCCTATAGCTTCGATCTCGACGAAGCCGGCGCGCGGGCGAGCTATGACGCGATGTTCGTCGCCTATCTGCGTACCTTCGCCCGGCTCGGCCTGCAGGCCGTGCCCGTCCGCGCGCCCACCGGTCCGATCGGCGGCGAACTCAGCCACGAATTCCACATCCTCGCGGATACCGGCGAGAGCGCGCTCTTCTACGACGCCGCGATCGAGCACGTTTCGCGCGAGGAGCTGCTTGCGGCCGACACCTCGACGATCGCTAAGCTCACCAGCCTCTACGCGATGGAAGAGGAAGAGCATGCCAAGGTCGCCGACTGCCCGGTCCCGGCCGATCGCCTGCGCACCCGCCGCGGCATCGAGGTCGGCCACATCTTCTCGTTCGGCACCAAGTACAGCGCGTCGATGGGCCTCTCGGTCCAAACCAAGGACGGCGGCCAGGTCCATCCGCAAATGGGCAGCTACGGCATCGGCGTCTCCCGCCTGATTGGCGCGATCATCGAGGCGAGCCACGACGACAACGGCATCATCTGGCCGGAAAGCGTCGCTCCGTTCCGCGTGGGGCTGGTCAACATGCGCGCCGACGACGACGCCTGCACCGAGGCCGCGGACCGGATCTACGGGCAGCTGCGCGAAGCCGGCGTCGAGACGCTCTATGACGACCGCGACGAACGCGGCGGCGCCAAATTTGCGACGATGGACGTGATCGGCCTGCCCTGGCAGCTGATCGTCGGCCCGAAGGGGCTCGAGAAGGGCGTCGTCGAACTGAAGAGCCGCGCCACCGGCGAGCGCGAGGAACTCTCGCTCGAGAGCGCGCTGGCGAGGCTCTCCGCCGCATGA